Genomic segment of Fimbriimonadia bacterium:
CTTCCACCACCCCGACCCCCTCATGGCCCAGCACCATCGGATAGGTTGCCTTGGCGGAGCCTATCGCACCGTGACGGAAGAAATGAAGATCCGAACCGCAGATTCCGACGTGCGTCACCCGCACGCGAACCGAGCCTTCGCGCCGTGGAACCTCATCCAGGGTCCCCTCCTGCACTCGGCCGGCCCAGCAAAGTTGCGCGCAACGCATCAAGCCGTGCCTCTCACTTCATCTCGAATCTCGATGAGTCGCTTCATCACGTGGAACAGGCTTCCCGTCCACTCTTTG
This window contains:
- a CDS encoding alcohol dehydrogenase catalytic domain-containing protein, with amino-acid sequence MRCAQLCWAGRVQEGTLDEVPRREGSVRVRVTHVGICGSDLHFFRHGAIGSAKATYPMVLGHEGVGVVE